One segment of Physeter macrocephalus isolate SW-GA chromosome 3, ASM283717v5, whole genome shotgun sequence DNA contains the following:
- the SLC6A9 gene encoding sodium- and chloride-dependent glycine transporter 1 isoform X3: MVLCPVRPPRRTRTSNEATGATRSSAFMFPYFIMLIFCGIPLFFMELSFGQFASQGCLGVWRISPMFKGVGYGMMVVSTYIGIYYNVVICIAFYYFFSSMTPVLPWAYCSNPWNTPDCAGVLDASNITNGSRPPALPGNLSHALNHTLQRTSPSEEYWRLYVLKLSDDIGNFGEVRLPLLGCLGVSWVVVFLCLIRGVKSSGKVVYFTATFPYVVLTILFIRGVTLEGALTGIMYYLTPQWDKILEAKVWGDAASQIFYSLGCAWGGLITMASYNKFHNNCYRDSVIISITNCATSVYAGFVIFSILGFMANHLGVDVSRVADHGPGLAFVAYPEALTLLPISPLWSLLFFFMLILLGLGTQFCLLETLVTAIVDEVGNEWILQKKTYVTLGVAVAGFLLGIPLTSQAGIYWLLLMDNYAASFSLVVISCIMCVSIMYIYGHHNYFQDIQMMLGFPPPLFFQICWRFVSPAIIFFILIFTVIQYQPITYNHYQYPGWAVAIGFLMALSSVICIPLYALYQLCRTDGDTLLQRLKNATKPSRDWGPALLEHRTGRYARTIPPSPEDGLEVQPLHPDKAQIPTVGSNGSSRLQDSRI, translated from the exons ATGGTGCTGTGCCCAGTGAGGCCACCAAGAAGGACCAGAACCTCAAACGAGGCAACTGGGGCAACCAGATCGA gCGCCTTCATGTTCCCCTACTTCATCATGCTCATCTTCTGTGGGATCCCACTCTTCTTCATGGAGCTCTCCTTCGGCCAGTTTGCAAGTCAGGGCTGCCTGGGGGTCTGGAGGATCAGCCCCATGTTCAAAG gtgTGGGCTACGGCATGATGGTGGTGTCCACATACATCGGCATCTACTACAACGTGGTCATCTGCATCGCCTTCTACTACTTCTTCTCGTCCATGACGCCCGTGCTGCCCTGGGCCTACTGCAGTAACCCCTGGAACACGCCCGACTGCGCCGGCGTGCTGGATGCCTCCAACATCACCAATGGCTCCCGGCCTCCCGCCCTGCCTGGCAACCTCTCCCACGCGCTCAACCACACCCTCCAGAGGACCAGCCCCAGCGAGGAGTACTGGAG GCTCTATGTGCTGAAGCTGTCAGATGACATCGGAAACTTCGGGGAGGTGCGACTGCCCCTCCTTGGCTGCCTGGGTGTCTCCTGGGTGGTCGTCTTCCTCTGCCTCATTCGAGGAGTCAAGTCTTCAGGGAAA GTGGTGTACTTTACGGCCACATTTCCCTATGTGGTGCTGACCATCCTGTTCATCCGTGGCGTGACCCTGGAAGGAGCCCTCACGGGCATCATGTACTACCTGACCCCACAGTGGGACAAGATCCTGGAGGCCAAG GTCTGGGGGGATGCCGCCTCCCAGATCTTCTACTCGCTGGGCTGCGCGTGGGGCGGCCTCATCACCATGGCTTCCTACAACAAGTTCCACAACAACTGTTACCG GGACAGTGTCATCATCAGCATCACTAACTGTGCCACCAGCGTCTATGCCGGCTTTGTCATCTTCTCCATCCTGGGCTTCATGGCCAATCACCTGGGTGTGGACGTGTCCCGCGTGGCAGACCACGGCCCTGGCCTGGCCTTCGTGGCATACCCTGAGGCCCTGACCCTGCTACCCATCTCCCCGCTCTGGTCCCTGCTCTTCTTCTTCATGCTCATCTTGCTGGGGCTGGGCACTCAG TTCTGCCTCCTAGAGACGCTGGTCACGGCCATTGTGGATGAGGTAGGGAATGAGTGGATCCTGCAGAAAAAGacttatgtgaccttgggcgtGGCCGTGGCTGGCTTCCTGCTGGGCATCCCCCTCACCAGCCAG GCAGGCATCTACTGGCTGCTGCTGATGGACAACTACGCGGCCAGCTTCTCTTTGGTCGTCATCTCCTGCATCATGTGTGTGTCCATCATGTACATTTACG ggcaccacaactacttccAGGACATCCAGATGATGCTGGGGTTCCCACCGCCCCTCTTCTTCCAGATCTGCTGGCGCTTCGTCTCTCCAGCTATCATCTTT TTCATTCTCATCTTCACGGTGATCCAGTACCAGCCAATTACCTACAACCACTACCAGTATCCAGGCTGGGCTGTGGCCATCGGCTTCCTCATGGCTCTGTCCTCTGTCATTTGCATTCCACTCTACGCCCTGTACCAGCTCTGCCGCACAGATGGGGATACCCTCCTCCAG CGTCTGAAAAATGCAACCAAGCCAAGCAGAGACTGGGGGCCCGCCCTCCTGGAGCACCGAACGGGGCGCTATGCCCGCACCATTCCACCCTCTCCTGAAGACGGGCTTGAGGTCCAGCCGCTGCACCCGGACAAGGCCCAGATCCCCACGGTGGGCAGTAACGGCTCCAGCCGTCTGCAGGACTCCCGGATATGA
- the SLC6A9 gene encoding sodium- and chloride-dependent glycine transporter 1 isoform X2: MVGKGAKAMLSLSSKSGVVPTTLVSSPQLMASIPQPRMVLCPVRPPRRTRTSNEATGATRSSAFMFPYFIMLIFCGIPLFFMELSFGQFASQGCLGVWRISPMFKGVGYGMMVVSTYIGIYYNVVICIAFYYFFSSMTPVLPWAYCSNPWNTPDCAGVLDASNITNGSRPPALPGNLSHALNHTLQRTSPSEEYWRLYVLKLSDDIGNFGEVRLPLLGCLGVSWVVVFLCLIRGVKSSGKVVYFTATFPYVVLTILFIRGVTLEGALTGIMYYLTPQWDKILEAKVWGDAASQIFYSLGCAWGGLITMASYNKFHNNCYRDSVIISITNCATSVYAGFVIFSILGFMANHLGVDVSRVADHGPGLAFVAYPEALTLLPISPLWSLLFFFMLILLGLGTQFCLLETLVTAIVDEVGNEWILQKKTYVTLGVAVAGFLLGIPLTSQAGIYWLLLMDNYAASFSLVVISCIMCVSIMYIYGHHNYFQDIQMMLGFPPPLFFQICWRFVSPAIIFFILIFTVIQYQPITYNHYQYPGWAVAIGFLMALSSVICIPLYALYQLCRTDGDTLLQRLKNATKPSRDWGPALLEHRTGRYARTIPPSPEDGLEVQPLHPDKAQIPTVGSNGSSRLQDSRI, from the exons ATGGTAGGAAAAGGTGCCAAAGCGATGCTG AGTCTGTCCTCCAAGTCTGGCGTGGTGCCTACAACTCTGGTCTCCTCCCCCCAACTCATGGCCAGCATCCCCCAGCCCAG AATGGTGCTGTGCCCAGTGAGGCCACCAAGAAGGACCAGAACCTCAAACGAGGCAACTGGGGCAACCAGATCGA gCGCCTTCATGTTCCCCTACTTCATCATGCTCATCTTCTGTGGGATCCCACTCTTCTTCATGGAGCTCTCCTTCGGCCAGTTTGCAAGTCAGGGCTGCCTGGGGGTCTGGAGGATCAGCCCCATGTTCAAAG gtgTGGGCTACGGCATGATGGTGGTGTCCACATACATCGGCATCTACTACAACGTGGTCATCTGCATCGCCTTCTACTACTTCTTCTCGTCCATGACGCCCGTGCTGCCCTGGGCCTACTGCAGTAACCCCTGGAACACGCCCGACTGCGCCGGCGTGCTGGATGCCTCCAACATCACCAATGGCTCCCGGCCTCCCGCCCTGCCTGGCAACCTCTCCCACGCGCTCAACCACACCCTCCAGAGGACCAGCCCCAGCGAGGAGTACTGGAG GCTCTATGTGCTGAAGCTGTCAGATGACATCGGAAACTTCGGGGAGGTGCGACTGCCCCTCCTTGGCTGCCTGGGTGTCTCCTGGGTGGTCGTCTTCCTCTGCCTCATTCGAGGAGTCAAGTCTTCAGGGAAA GTGGTGTACTTTACGGCCACATTTCCCTATGTGGTGCTGACCATCCTGTTCATCCGTGGCGTGACCCTGGAAGGAGCCCTCACGGGCATCATGTACTACCTGACCCCACAGTGGGACAAGATCCTGGAGGCCAAG GTCTGGGGGGATGCCGCCTCCCAGATCTTCTACTCGCTGGGCTGCGCGTGGGGCGGCCTCATCACCATGGCTTCCTACAACAAGTTCCACAACAACTGTTACCG GGACAGTGTCATCATCAGCATCACTAACTGTGCCACCAGCGTCTATGCCGGCTTTGTCATCTTCTCCATCCTGGGCTTCATGGCCAATCACCTGGGTGTGGACGTGTCCCGCGTGGCAGACCACGGCCCTGGCCTGGCCTTCGTGGCATACCCTGAGGCCCTGACCCTGCTACCCATCTCCCCGCTCTGGTCCCTGCTCTTCTTCTTCATGCTCATCTTGCTGGGGCTGGGCACTCAG TTCTGCCTCCTAGAGACGCTGGTCACGGCCATTGTGGATGAGGTAGGGAATGAGTGGATCCTGCAGAAAAAGacttatgtgaccttgggcgtGGCCGTGGCTGGCTTCCTGCTGGGCATCCCCCTCACCAGCCAG GCAGGCATCTACTGGCTGCTGCTGATGGACAACTACGCGGCCAGCTTCTCTTTGGTCGTCATCTCCTGCATCATGTGTGTGTCCATCATGTACATTTACG ggcaccacaactacttccAGGACATCCAGATGATGCTGGGGTTCCCACCGCCCCTCTTCTTCCAGATCTGCTGGCGCTTCGTCTCTCCAGCTATCATCTTT TTCATTCTCATCTTCACGGTGATCCAGTACCAGCCAATTACCTACAACCACTACCAGTATCCAGGCTGGGCTGTGGCCATCGGCTTCCTCATGGCTCTGTCCTCTGTCATTTGCATTCCACTCTACGCCCTGTACCAGCTCTGCCGCACAGATGGGGATACCCTCCTCCAG CGTCTGAAAAATGCAACCAAGCCAAGCAGAGACTGGGGGCCCGCCCTCCTGGAGCACCGAACGGGGCGCTATGCCCGCACCATTCCACCCTCTCCTGAAGACGGGCTTGAGGTCCAGCCGCTGCACCCGGACAAGGCCCAGATCCCCACGGTGGGCAGTAACGGCTCCAGCCGTCTGCAGGACTCCCGGATATGA
- the SLC6A9 gene encoding sodium- and chloride-dependent glycine transporter 1 isoform X1 produces MVGKGAKAMLNGAVPSEATKKDQNLKRGNWGNQIEFVLTSVGYAVGLGNVWRFPYLCYRNGGGAFMFPYFIMLIFCGIPLFFMELSFGQFASQGCLGVWRISPMFKGVGYGMMVVSTYIGIYYNVVICIAFYYFFSSMTPVLPWAYCSNPWNTPDCAGVLDASNITNGSRPPALPGNLSHALNHTLQRTSPSEEYWRLYVLKLSDDIGNFGEVRLPLLGCLGVSWVVVFLCLIRGVKSSGKVVYFTATFPYVVLTILFIRGVTLEGALTGIMYYLTPQWDKILEAKVWGDAASQIFYSLGCAWGGLITMASYNKFHNNCYRDSVIISITNCATSVYAGFVIFSILGFMANHLGVDVSRVADHGPGLAFVAYPEALTLLPISPLWSLLFFFMLILLGLGTQFCLLETLVTAIVDEVGNEWILQKKTYVTLGVAVAGFLLGIPLTSQAGIYWLLLMDNYAASFSLVVISCIMCVSIMYIYGHHNYFQDIQMMLGFPPPLFFQICWRFVSPAIIFFILIFTVIQYQPITYNHYQYPGWAVAIGFLMALSSVICIPLYALYQLCRTDGDTLLQRLKNATKPSRDWGPALLEHRTGRYARTIPPSPEDGLEVQPLHPDKAQIPTVGSNGSSRLQDSRI; encoded by the exons ATGGTAGGAAAAGGTGCCAAAGCGATGCTG AATGGTGCTGTGCCCAGTGAGGCCACCAAGAAGGACCAGAACCTCAAACGAGGCAACTGGGGCAACCAGATCGAGTTTGTACTGACGAGCGTGGGCTATGCCGTGGGCCTGGGCAATGTCTGGCGCTTCCCGTACCTCTGCTATCGCAACGGGGGAG gCGCCTTCATGTTCCCCTACTTCATCATGCTCATCTTCTGTGGGATCCCACTCTTCTTCATGGAGCTCTCCTTCGGCCAGTTTGCAAGTCAGGGCTGCCTGGGGGTCTGGAGGATCAGCCCCATGTTCAAAG gtgTGGGCTACGGCATGATGGTGGTGTCCACATACATCGGCATCTACTACAACGTGGTCATCTGCATCGCCTTCTACTACTTCTTCTCGTCCATGACGCCCGTGCTGCCCTGGGCCTACTGCAGTAACCCCTGGAACACGCCCGACTGCGCCGGCGTGCTGGATGCCTCCAACATCACCAATGGCTCCCGGCCTCCCGCCCTGCCTGGCAACCTCTCCCACGCGCTCAACCACACCCTCCAGAGGACCAGCCCCAGCGAGGAGTACTGGAG GCTCTATGTGCTGAAGCTGTCAGATGACATCGGAAACTTCGGGGAGGTGCGACTGCCCCTCCTTGGCTGCCTGGGTGTCTCCTGGGTGGTCGTCTTCCTCTGCCTCATTCGAGGAGTCAAGTCTTCAGGGAAA GTGGTGTACTTTACGGCCACATTTCCCTATGTGGTGCTGACCATCCTGTTCATCCGTGGCGTGACCCTGGAAGGAGCCCTCACGGGCATCATGTACTACCTGACCCCACAGTGGGACAAGATCCTGGAGGCCAAG GTCTGGGGGGATGCCGCCTCCCAGATCTTCTACTCGCTGGGCTGCGCGTGGGGCGGCCTCATCACCATGGCTTCCTACAACAAGTTCCACAACAACTGTTACCG GGACAGTGTCATCATCAGCATCACTAACTGTGCCACCAGCGTCTATGCCGGCTTTGTCATCTTCTCCATCCTGGGCTTCATGGCCAATCACCTGGGTGTGGACGTGTCCCGCGTGGCAGACCACGGCCCTGGCCTGGCCTTCGTGGCATACCCTGAGGCCCTGACCCTGCTACCCATCTCCCCGCTCTGGTCCCTGCTCTTCTTCTTCATGCTCATCTTGCTGGGGCTGGGCACTCAG TTCTGCCTCCTAGAGACGCTGGTCACGGCCATTGTGGATGAGGTAGGGAATGAGTGGATCCTGCAGAAAAAGacttatgtgaccttgggcgtGGCCGTGGCTGGCTTCCTGCTGGGCATCCCCCTCACCAGCCAG GCAGGCATCTACTGGCTGCTGCTGATGGACAACTACGCGGCCAGCTTCTCTTTGGTCGTCATCTCCTGCATCATGTGTGTGTCCATCATGTACATTTACG ggcaccacaactacttccAGGACATCCAGATGATGCTGGGGTTCCCACCGCCCCTCTTCTTCCAGATCTGCTGGCGCTTCGTCTCTCCAGCTATCATCTTT TTCATTCTCATCTTCACGGTGATCCAGTACCAGCCAATTACCTACAACCACTACCAGTATCCAGGCTGGGCTGTGGCCATCGGCTTCCTCATGGCTCTGTCCTCTGTCATTTGCATTCCACTCTACGCCCTGTACCAGCTCTGCCGCACAGATGGGGATACCCTCCTCCAG CGTCTGAAAAATGCAACCAAGCCAAGCAGAGACTGGGGGCCCGCCCTCCTGGAGCACCGAACGGGGCGCTATGCCCGCACCATTCCACCCTCTCCTGAAGACGGGCTTGAGGTCCAGCCGCTGCACCCGGACAAGGCCCAGATCCCCACGGTGGGCAGTAACGGCTCCAGCCGTCTGCAGGACTCCCGGATATGA